The genomic DNA ACTGTTGCGTGATCGGTCCGACTAGCCGTTACTTCAATCACGTTAGCTTGTGAAAATTGAATTGCATTTTGCATGATGTTGAATAGGACCTGAACAAACCGATCGTAGTCCGCCCACACTGGTAACTTTTCAGGAACCGTCAGTTTAAATTGATCATCAGCGGCGGCCGCCTTCTTTGTGAGTTGTTCAACTAAGTTATGCAAAACCTCGGCACCATCAAAATTGGTCTTGTTTAAAGCAATCTGTCCGGTTCGGATTTTTTCATAGTCTAAGTTCTCATTAACTAGTCGAATCAGCCGCTTCGTCTCGTTTTGCATCAACTCGATCGAATGACCCTTGTCTTCTTCCGGAATCGCATCGTATGCTAATCCTTCCAAAATACCATTAATTGTGGTCAATGGTGTTCGCATCTCATGCGCGGCATCCGCCATAAACTCTCGGCGCCGCTTTTCCTGCCGCTTAATTTCTTCATTAGAGGCTCTTAACGAGTTGACCATGCCGTTAAAGTCATCCGCTAAATCGTCAATCTCATCTTTGTGATTACTATCCACCTGAATATCAAAATCACCGTTAGCAACGGAATGAGTTGCATAACGTAGCCGGTTGATCCGGCGAACCGAATAACGCGCCAAGATATAACTCAATAGTAGCGCCGCAATTCCTGAAACTAGCAGTGCGATGAACAAATTCTTTTCAATCTGTTGTTCGCTCGCCTGTAACGTTTGTTCAAATGAACCAATTGAAATCGCCCCAACAAATTTCTTAGTCGATCCATTCTTATAGAAAAGCGGGACTAACACGTCAATCGTCCGCAACGATGGCGTATTCACTGGTTGATTGTGATTACGCGACCGAAACGTAACATGGGGCGCTTGTGTAATAATCTTATTCTGCTTGAGCTTCTTCCAATCCTTGGCCGAAATCTTAGGGTCGTAGATTGATCCCCCAGGGGTACTGTCCATCGATGTCCCCACGCCACTAGGATAGACCAACGTCTTATTAGCATCATAGACCGAAAAATGAATGTGCTGATCGCGTAAAATAACCGTACCATCATTTAGAAATTGTTGGTTAAACCCCACGACTTGATTAGTCTTCGTATTATACCGAATTGCTTCTTTTTCAATACTCGCGGCGTATTGCTGTAATTGCTGCCAAGAGTTTTGATAAAGCATCGTCCTAGTCGTCCGGATAAATGAAAACCCGAGAACCACAATCACCGTAATGATAACGGCAAAGAACGCCAGCATTTGTTGATAAATCAGCTTCATTGAACATCAACTCCACTATCATCAAACTTGTAGCCGACCCCCCAAACCGTTTGAATAATTTGTGGTCCGGCCTTTTCGATCTTTTGCCGTAACTTCTTAATATGGGCATCAACGGTCCGTTCGTCACCATAATATTCGTAGTCCCAAACGAGTTGTAATAACTGCTCGCGTGAGAAGACCTGGCGTGGTTTCTGCGCCAAAGTCTTGAGCAGGTCAAACTCCTTAGGCGTCAAATCCTGAATTTGTTTGTCTGCTAAATAAGCCTCACGCGTCTTAGTATTGAGTTTAAAATGATCCGTCTGTACATCAAAAGAACTAACCGCATTGGCTGGTTGTTCAGCTGGCGTCGTCTTCGATAGATCAGCTCGTCGGTGTAGTGCCTTGATCCGGGCAATCAACGTAATCGGTGAGAACGGCTTAGTCACATAATCATCCGCCCCCATCTCTAACCCGAGGACTTGATCACTTTCCGAGTCACGCGCCGTCAACATAATAATTGGTACAGTTGGTGAAGCCTTGCGAATATCCGCACTAACTTGCATGCCATCTTTACCAGGTAAATTCAAGTCAAGGGTCACCATATCCCAGCCATTGACATCTTCGTTAAACATTTCGACTGCCTCATTGCCATCATAAGCAAAGTGGGCGTCCCACTTTTCCTTCTTAAAAAACATGGCCATCATTTCAGAGACCGACTTATTATCTTCAATCATTAATAATTTCATAGTGTAACGTCCTCCAAGTTAATTACGATTGCTAACGTTATTGATTAATCATCATTTATTAACCTACTATTATCATACCCTACTTCGCGCTAGGATTCAGGTTTAGTATAACAACAAATTAATACCAAATCGTGCACGCTTTGTGAAATAACTGTGTCATCCGGCAATGAAGTGCGTCTTTTTCGCTATTAGTAACTATACCAGCAGGTTCCTCTCACTTAATAACGTTCTAACACAAAAACACAAGTTTTCTACCATATCACCATGATTAGAAAACTTGCGTTCCGTTTACTTATTGATGAGCCAATCTGACCAATCATTCTGACCAATCTGCTAGGTGTGAGGTCCGCTGACGAAAGCCCACTAAAATAATCCTTTTTAGTTTTTGAACGAGTGGATGGGGGCTGGAATATGGCCACCACGTTTAATGAAAGCCGTTGGTTGATTAGTATTGACCGGCATAACTGGTGCCCGGCCAAATAAGCCACCAAATTCAACCGCATCGCCAACACCTTTACCAGTTGCTGGAATGACCCGCACCGCCGTTGTTTTATTGTTGATCATCCCAATTGCAGCTTCATCCGCAATCATACCACTGATAGTAGCGGCACTAGTATCACCTGGAACCGCGATCATATCCAGACCAACTGAGCAGACCGCCGTCATCGCTTCCAACTTTTCAATATTTAAGCGACCAGCACTAACCGCACGAATCATCTCGGCATCTTCAGAAACTGGAATAAACGCGCCAGACAGCCCGCCAACATGTTCGCAGGCCATCACACCACCCTTTTTCACAGCATCGTTCAGTAAAGCCAATGCTGCAGTGGTTCCTGGCGCACCAACACTTTCCAACCCGATTTCTTCCAGAATCTCAGCAACCGAATCACCCTCGTTAGGTGTTGGTGCTAATGACAGGTCCACAATACCAAACGGCACGTGCAATCGTTCAGACGCAATCGCACCTACAAACTGGCCCATCCGGGTCACTTTAAACGCTGTCTTCTTGATTTGCTCCGAGACCACGTCGATCGACTGCCCCCGAACTTCTTCCAAAGCCCGCTTCACCACACCAGGACCACTAATTCCAACGTTAATGATACGATCTGCCTCACCAACACCATGAAAAGCACCGGCCATGAATGGATTATCATCGACCGCATTGGCAAAGACGACTAGGCTCATGCAATTGACTGGATCATCAGCCGCAATCTGCTTAATGATATGGCCCATTTCACCGACTGCATCTAAGTTAATGCCGGCCCGCGTTGACCCAACATTGACAGAACTGCAAACTCGGCTCGTTGCAGCTAGCGCAGCGGGAATTGATGCAATAAGCTTGCGATCCCCGCTTTGATACCCTTTCTGGACCAGCGCTGAGAAGCCACCAATCAAGTCAACACCTAATGCTTGCGCTGCTCGCTCCATAGTTACCGCGTATGCAACATAGTCGTGGTCTTGGCTAG from Lactiplantibacillus paraplantarum includes the following:
- a CDS encoding sensor histidine kinase: MKLIYQQMLAFFAVIITVIVVLGFSFIRTTRTMLYQNSWQQLQQYAASIEKEAIRYNTKTNQVVGFNQQFLNDGTVILRDQHIHFSVYDANKTLVYPSGVGTSMDSTPGGSIYDPKISAKDWKKLKQNKIITQAPHVTFRSRNHNQPVNTPSLRTIDVLVPLFYKNGSTKKFVGAISIGSFEQTLQASEQQIEKNLFIALLVSGIAALLLSYILARYSVRRINRLRYATHSVANGDFDIQVDSNHKDEIDDLADDFNGMVNSLRASNEEIKRQEKRRREFMADAAHEMRTPLTTINGILEGLAYDAIPEEDKGHSIELMQNETKRLIRLVNENLDYEKIRTGQIALNKTNFDGAEVLHNLVEQLTKKAAAADDQFKLTVPEKLPVWADYDRFVQVLFNIMQNAIQFSQANVIEVTASRTDHATVVAIQDHGIGMTPDQVKNIWERYYKADPSRKNTKYGESGLGLAISHQLVQQHGGSIKVDSVENEGTCFTVTFPDEGFDKPIIDD
- a CDS encoding response regulator transcription factor, with protein sequence MKLLMIEDNKSVSEMMAMFFKKEKWDAHFAYDGNEAVEMFNEDVNGWDMVTLDLNLPGKDGMQVSADIRKASPTVPIIMLTARDSESDQVLGLEMGADDYVTKPFSPITLIARIKALHRRADLSKTTPAEQPANAVSSFDVQTDHFKLNTKTREAYLADKQIQDLTPKEFDLLKTLAQKPRQVFSREQLLQLVWDYEYYGDERTVDAHIKKLRQKIEKAGPQIIQTVWGVGYKFDDSGVDVQ
- a CDS encoding PFL family protein, whose amino-acid sequence is MESRSILETIQMVAEENLDIRTITMGISLFDCIDSDGERARQKIYDKITSSAKDLVKVATQIQEEYGIPIINKRIAVTPIALIAAASQDHDYVAYAVTMERAAQALGVDLIGGFSALVQKGYQSGDRKLIASIPAALAATSRVCSSVNVGSTRAGINLDAVGEMGHIIKQIAADDPVNCMSLVVFANAVDDNPFMAGAFHGVGEADRIINVGISGPGVVKRALEEVRGQSIDVVSEQIKKTAFKVTRMGQFVGAIASERLHVPFGIVDLSLAPTPNEGDSVAEILEEIGLESVGAPGTTAALALLNDAVKKGGVMACEHVGGLSGAFIPVSEDAEMIRAVSAGRLNIEKLEAMTAVCSVGLDMIAVPGDTSAATISGMIADEAAIGMINNKTTAVRVIPATGKGVGDAVEFGGLFGRAPVMPVNTNQPTAFIKRGGHIPAPIHSFKN